The Mucilaginibacter yixingensis genome window below encodes:
- a CDS encoding YajQ family cyclic di-GMP-binding protein, with protein sequence MPSFDIVSKIDGQTLDNAINNAKKEILNRFDFNDSKSTVDLDKKTNELTIVTENDMRLKAITDSIISRMVKQGLDANALDFGKEHYASGNMIRKEIKVKEGIDKEVAKKIVKAIKDSGLKVQASIMDDQVRVQGKKIDDLQAVIAVCRKDDFGQPLQYINMRA encoded by the coding sequence ATGCCCTCATTTGATATTGTAAGTAAAATTGACGGCCAAACGCTGGACAATGCCATCAACAACGCCAAGAAAGAAATACTGAACCGTTTTGATTTTAACGACTCAAAAAGCACGGTTGACCTGGATAAAAAAACCAACGAGCTGACCATCGTGACTGAAAACGATATGCGCCTTAAAGCCATTACCGATTCTATCATCAGCCGTATGGTTAAGCAAGGCCTGGATGCCAACGCGCTTGACTTTGGCAAAGAGCACTATGCATCGGGCAACATGATCCGTAAAGAGATCAAAGTGAAAGAAGGTATTGATAAAGAAGTTGCCAAAAAGATAGTTAAAGCCATTAAAGACAGCGGACTGAAAGTACAGGCATCTATTATGGACGACCAGGTGCGTGTACAAGGCAAAAAGATTGATGATCTGCAGGCCGTGATAGCCGTGTGCCGTAAAGACGATTTTGGCCAACCACTGCAATACATTAACATGCGCGCCTGA